From the Streptomyces sp. 846.5 genome, the window TCGCGGAACCGGCCAGCTTGATGAAGGCGGGGCCGTAGGCGTTGTTGTTGGTGTCGATCCAGTCGAGCTTGTAGCCGATGTTGGTGAGCACCTGCTCCAGCTTGGCCAGACTGGCGAAGTCGCCGTTGAAGACCAGGCCCTTGACCTTCTTGCTCTTCAGCGACTGCGCGTAGGGGGTCCAGTCGGACACCCCGGTCGCCGGGTACAGGTCCGAGTAGCTGAGCTTTCCTCCCAACGCGGGGATCTGCTCCGCCAGTTGCGCGGCGATGATCTTGGTGATCGGCGAGTCGCCGGAGATCACGCCGACCGCGTCGGCCGAGTCCGGGTACGCCTCCTTGATCAGCCAGGAGTAGAAGTCCGCGTAGGGCGCGTAGCCGACGGAGGCACCGCCCGCGATCACCTGCAGGTCCGCTCCGGTGGAGAGGATCTGGCCGGGCTGGGCCGGGAACTCGGGCAGCAGGCAGCTCAGCCGGTTCTTGACGCCGAGGTCGTCCAGGGCCGCGCTGCCGCCGACGTCGGCGAAGTCCGACTGGCAGGAGGCCAGCACCTGCTGCGCGTCCGCGAAGTACGCGGCGTCCCGGGTGACCGGCACGATCTTGCGGCCGTCGATGCCGCCGGCCGCGTTGCACCAGGCGGCGAACACCTTGGCCGCGTCCACGAGTTCGGGGTTCTTGGTGAAGCCCATGTCGGTGAAGACGCCGAGCTTGATCTCGGTGGCGGTGACCCCCTGCGAGGTCGAACTCGCGGGCGTGCCGGGCTTGCAGACGTTCTTCAGAGTGCCGAAGTCCGCCTGGGAGGCCGCGGCGGACGAGGCGCCGCCGGCGGTCGCGGTGGCACTGTTGCTTGCAGTCGTGTTGGAGCGGGAGGCACAGCCGGCCATCGCCAGCGTGGTGACGAGCACCCCGACGGACAGGCATCTCAGGCGTCTCATACGGCTCATACGGACTCTCCTAGATAATTCGCTCTCGGAATTCTCGGAATTCACGGTGCTCACGTGACTGCGCCCGCGGCCTTGAGCGCGATGATGCGGTCCCAGTCCAGGCCCAGCTCCTGGAGGATCTCCTCGGTCTGGGCGGCGAACTCGGGGGCCGGGCCCAGCTGAGGGGCGCTGACGTCGAACTGCACCGGACTGGCGGCCAGTTCGAGCTCCCCGGCCTGCAGCACGTACTCGTTCGCCCGGACCTGCGCGTCACCGGCCACCTGCAGCGAGTCCTGGACCGGGGCCCAGGGCCCGGACAGGGTGGCGAAGCGCTCGCTCCACTGCGCCAGGGTGCGGGTGGCGATCACATCGCGCAGGATCTTGACGGCCTGTTCGGTGTTCTGGCCGATCAGCTCGACGGTCGCGAAGCGCGGGTCCTCGGCCAGCTCGGGCCGGTCGATGTGGCGGCAGAACTCGGCCCAGAACTTGCCCGGTTGGAGCAGGGCCAGGGTGAGGTGGTAGCCGTCGGAGGTGGTGTAGATGCCGGACAGCGGATTGGTCGGCGAGCCGTGGCCGCCCAGCACGGCGGCGACGAAGGGCTTGTCGAGGTGGAGCGAGAGGGCGATCCCGTGGCCCATCGCCCACACCCCGCTGCCGAGCAGCGAGACGTCCACGATCGAGGGCTCCCCGGTGCGCTCGCGCTTGAGCAGCGCGGCGGCGATCCCGCCGGCCAGGTTGGTGCCGGAGATGGTGTCGCCGAACGCCGGGACCGGCGGATTGACCACGCCGTCCGTGCCCTTGGGGGTGAGGCTGGCGGCGATGCCGGCGCGGGCCCAGAAGGCGGTGCTGTCGTAGCCGCCCTTTTCCGACTCCGCTCCGCGCGGGCCGAGCGCGCTTCCCCTGGCGTAGATGATCCGGGGGTTCACCGCGCGCACGTCGTCGACGTCGAAGCCCAGCTTGCGCCGGCCAGGGGGCAGGAAGCTGGTGAGGAACACGTCCGCCTGGCGGATCAGGTCGTGCAGCACCTCCCTGCCCTCGGGCTTGGACATGTCCAGGCCGATGCTGCGCTTGCCGCGGTTGGCGTGCTCGACGTTGGGGTTGGGGTCGCCCTCGACCTTGAAGGTGCCGGTCTGCCGCAGCCCGCGCTGCGGGTCGCCGGTGACGGCGTGCTCGACCTTGATGACGTCCGCGCCCCAGTCGGCGAGCACCGCGCCCGCCGACGGGACGAAGCCGTACATCGCGACCTCCAGGACGCGGATGCCCTCCAGCGGCCTCATGACGAAGCCGCCCCGGCGGCCGGGAGCACCGTCGCGAAGGACTTGTACTCCAGGAACTCCTCCAGCCCGGCCACGCCGCTCTCTCGGCCGATGCCCGACTGCTTGTAGCCGCCGAACGGCACGTCGGCCGCGAAGTAGTTGCCGCCGTTGATGCTGAAGGTGCCGGTGCGGATCCGGCGGGCCAGGGCGACGGCCCGCTCCTCGTCGCCGCTCTGAATCCCGCCGGACAGGCCGAAGATCGAGTTGTTGGCGATGCGCACGGCGTCGTCGTCGTCCTCGAACGGGATCACCGCGAGCACCGGCCCGAAGACCTCGTCCTGCGCGATCTCGCTGTTCGGGTCGACGTCGGCGAGCAGGGTCGGGGTGTAGAAGAAGCCGGGGTCGACCTTCTCGCCGCCGGTGACCAGCGTGGCGCCGGCCTCGACGGCCCGCTTGACCATGCCGTCGACCTTGTCCCGCTGCCGCTCGCTGATCAGCGGGCCGGCGAAGGTCTTGATGTCGGTGGGGTCGCCCAGGGTGATCCGGCCCAGGCCCGCCGCGACCTTCGCCACGATCTCGTCGTGGTGCTCCCGGGGCACCAGCAGCCGGGAGGTGAGCGCGCAGCCCTGTCCCGAGTGGGAGCAGATGGTGAAGGCCGAGAACATCGCGGCGGTGCCGAAGTCGGCGTCATCGAGGATGATCATGGCGGACTTGCCGCCGAGCTCCAGGAAGAGCTTCTTGATGGTGGTGCTGGCCGCCGCCATGATCCGGCGGCCGGTGGCGGTGGAGCCGGTGAAGCTCACCATGTCGACGTCGGGGTGGGTGGTGAGCAGCTCGCCGACCTCGACCGCGGAGGAGGTCAGCACGTTCACCACACCGGGCGGGATGTCGGTGTGCTCGGCGATCAGCTCGCCGAGGAACAGCGTGGTCAACGGGGTGTCAGGGGCGCCCTTGAGGACCACCGTGCAGCCGGCCGCCAGCGAGGGGGCGAGCTTGGCGAGGGCGAGCTGGTTGGGGTAGTTGTACGCGGTGATCCCCGCGACGACCCCGACCGCCTCCTTCTCCACCCAGCGGCGGTGGCGCTGGCCGCGGATCTCCCGCTCGCCGAGCTCCTCGGTCAGCGGGTACTTGCGCAGCAGGTCGGCGTAGTAGCGGACCAGCTTGACCGGATCGTCCAGCTGCGGGCCGTAGGTGAGCATCCGCGGCGCGCCGACCTCGGCGATGGTCAGCTCGCGCAGTTCCTCCAGATGGTCCGTCAGCGCCTGGTGCAGCTGGTCCAGGCAGCGGATGCGCAGCTGCACGTCGGTGGCCCAGACGGTGGTGTCGAAGGCCCGGCGGGCGGCCCCGACGGCGGCCTCGGCGTCGGCGACCGTGGCGTCAGGGGCCTGGTCGAGCACCTCGCCGGTCGCGGGGTTGAACGAGGGGAAGGACTTCTCGGTCTCGACGAGCCTTCCGTCGATGAGCAGGCGCTTCACAGTCGCACCAACTGTCCGCCGTCCACGCTCACGACCTGACCGGTCAGCCAGCTCGCGGCGTCCGAGAGCAGGAACAGCACGGTGTCGGCCATGTCCTCGGGGGTGCCCATCCGCTTCAGGGCCAGACCCTGGACCATCTGGGTCCGGTACGCCTCCGGCACGATGCTGCGGGTGGCGTCGGTGTCGGTGGGGCCCGGCGCGATCCCGTTGACCCGGATGTTGCGGCCGCCCAGCTCCATGGCGAGCGAGGCGGTCAGGTGGTTGATCCCGGCCTTGGCCAGCCCGTAGTAGCCGCTGGCCATCCAGGCGGCGGTGGACGACTGGTTGACGATCGCCCCGCCATCGGTCATGTGCGGGGCGACGGCCCGGGTGACGTACAGCGCGCCCATCAGGTTCACCTGGAGGAACCGGGTGAGGTAGTCGAGCGGGACCGTCAGCAGCCCGTCCCGCCTCATGCTGTGGAAGATCGCCGCGTTGTTCACCAGGTAGTCGATGCGGCCGAACTCCGCGGTCACCGCGGCGGCCAGCGCCTCGGCGGATTCGGGGTCGGCCACGTCCACCTTGACGTAGAGCGCCCCGTCGATCTCCTTGGCCACGCGCTGGCCCTGCTCCTCGTTCAGCTCGGCCACCACCACCCGCGCGCCCTCGGCGGCCAGTGCCCGGGCGTAGCCCTCGCCGATCCCCTGCCCAGCGCCGGTGACGATGGCTACCTTGTCCTGGAACCGCATCCTGCCTCCTTGCTCGGATATTGCGGAAACTACATTCTCTCCACGCGCAAAGCAACAGCCTAGCAACGAGAATGTAATCTACGCTGGTAGCGCCGCCTGCCGCAGCGAAGCAGCCCGGCGCAAGCGCCTGAGGGACCGTCACCGGAGGGCTTCCGGAAGTTAAGGATGGGAGAATAATGTTCTCTGATATGGAAGGGAGCTTTTCGTGATCAAAACTGCAGTAGTCACTGGCGGCGGCTCGGGCATCGGCCTGGCCATCTCGCAGCGGCTGCGGGCCGACGGCTACCAGGTCGCCGCGCTCGACCTCAACCCGCTGGACGGGAGCGACGACCTGGCGGCCGACGTCACCGACCGGGACCAGGTGGACGCAGCGCTGGCGGACGTCAGAAAGCGCCTGGGCCCGGTCACCATCCTGGTCAACGCGGCCGGAATGGACGGCTTCAAGCGGTTCGCCGACCTCTCCTTCGCCAACTGGCAGCGGCTGATCGACGTCAACCTCAACGGCGTCTTCCACTGCATCCAGGCCGCGCTCCCGGACATGGTGGAGGCCGGCTGGGGACGGATCGTCAACATCTCCTCCTCCAGCGCCCAGTCGGGCCAGCCCTTCATGACGCACTACGTGGCGTCCAAGGCGGCGGTCAACGGGCTGACCAAGGCGCTGGCGCTGGAGCTGGGCCCGGCCGGCATCACCGTCAACGCGGTACCGCCGGGCTTCATCGACACTCCGATGCTGCGCCGGGCGGAGTCGCGCGAGCTGATCGGCGGAACGGTCGAGGACCACATCCAGCGAACGCCGGTACGCCGGGTCGGCCGCCCCGAGGACATCGCCGCGGCCTGCTCCTTCCTGGTCTCGGAGGAGGCCGGGTACATCACCGGGCAGATCCTCGGCGTGAACGGCGGGCGCAACACATGAGCCGACTGCCCCCGGTCCCGCACGACGAGTGGGACGAGGACGCCTTCGCGGCCATGTCGAAGGGGCAGAAGCTCCCGCCGTCCAACGCGCTCGGCATGCTGGCCCACCACCCCGATCTGGCCAGGGCGTTCCTCACCTTCAACATGCACCTGCTGGGCACCTCGACGCTGCCGAAGCGCACCCGCGAGCTGGCCATCCTGCGGGTGGCCTGGCGGCGGCGCTGCCAGTACGAGTGGGCGCAGCACCTGCTGATCGCCAGGCGGGCCGGCGTCACCGACGAGGAGATCGCCCAGATCCGGGCCGGCGCCGACACCCCGATCAACCGCGCGGTGGCCGAGCTGGAGACCGACTCCACCCTCTCCGACGCCACCTACCAGGCGCTCGCCACCGATCTGAGCGACCGTCAACTGATGGACCTGGTGTTCACCGTCGGCGCCTACGGCCTGCTGGCGACGGCCTTCAACACCTTCGAGGTGGAACTCGACCCCGGATTCTCCGCCGAGAACTTCACTGACGCTTATAGAGAATGATATTCTCACTTCAGAGAGGGGTGACCATGCCACACTTCACCAAGCCTGCGACGGGTAGCTGGACCGAGCAGTACCCGGAACTGGGCACAGGTCCTGTCAACTACGAGGACTCCGTCGATCCCGCCTACTACGCGTCCGAGCAGGCGGCCATCTTCAAGCGGACCTGGCTGAACGTCGGCCGGGTCGAGCTGGTGCCCAGGGCCGGCAGCTACTTCACCAAGGAGCTGGCTGCCGCCGACACCTCGCTGATCATCGTGCGGGGCAAGGACAAGGAGATCCGCGCCTTCCACAACGTCTGCCGGCACCGCGGCAACAAGCTGGTCTGGAACGACTTCCCACGCGAGGAGGTCAAGGGCACCTGCCGCCAGTTCACCTGCAAGTACCACGCCTGGCGCTACGGCCTGGACGGCGAACTGACCTTCATCCAGCAGGAGGAGGAGTTCTTCGGCGTCGAGAAGAGCGAGTACGGCCTCAAGGCGGTGCGCTGCGAGATCTGGGAAGGGTTCATCTTCGTCAACCTGGACCAGGACACACAGCCGCTCGTGGAGTACCTCGGCGAGATGGCCAAGGGCCTGGAGGGCTACCCCTTCCACGAGATGACCGAGGTCTTCACCTACAAGGCGGACATCGGCAGCAACTGGAAGCTGTTCATCGACGCGTTCGCGGAGTTCTACCACGCGCCGGTGCTGCACCAGAAGCAGGCCACCAAGGACGAGTCCGAGAAGCTGCTCAGCTACGGCTTCGAGGCGCTGCACTACGAGCTCCGCAGCCCGCACTCGATGATCTCGTCCTGGGGCGGGATGGCCCCGCCGAAGGACCCCGCGATGGTCAAACCCATCGAACGGGCGCTGCGCAGCGGCCTGTTCGGCCCCTGGGACAAGCCCGCCATCGACGGCCTGGACAAGCTGCCGCCCGGCCTCAACCCGGCCCGGCACCGCTCCTGGGGCACCGACTCCTTCGAGTTCTTCCCCAACTTCACCCTGCTGTTCTGGGCGCCCGGGTGGTACCTCACCTACCACTACTGGCCGACCGCGGTCGACCGGCACACCTTCGAGGCCAACCTGTACTTCGTGCCCGCGAAGACCGCGAGCCAGCGGCTGGCCCAGGAGCTCGCGGCGGTGACCTTCAAGGAGTACGCCCTCCAGGACGCCAACACCCTGGAGGCCACCCAGTCGATGCTCAAGGGCCGGATCGTCACCGACTTCCCGCTCAACGACCAGGAGATCCTGCTCCGCCACCTGCACAAGGTGGTCGGGGACTATGTGAAGGAGCACGCCGATGCTGCCGGCTGAGTTCGCGGAGTTGGAGCCGTACAGCGAGTGGGTCCTCGCCAAGGAGCCGGAGCGCTACGCCAAGCGGCTGGCCAGCTCCATGGGGGAGATGCAGGCCTTCTACGACGCGGCGTTCCCGCTGCTGGAGCGGGTCATGGCGTACCTGGACACCTTCCCGCTGGACGACCTGCCCGAGCCGGAGCACAACCTGCTGCTGCTCAGCTACTCCCTGGTCATGGTGTCGTTCCCGGTGGAGGTCTGGAAGCAGGCCCGGGTGCCGGACAGCGGCGCCGCCTACCTCGACCTCCTCGTCGAACCCAGGGTCTGACCCGTGGTCACCCTCAGAGCCGCCCGCGTCCTGCACGTGGAGACGGGGGAGATCGCGGAACCGGGTCTGGTCACCGTGGAGGGTGACCGGATCACCGGCGTCGGCAGCGGCGGCGGAAACGGGGGTGACGTCATCGACCTGGGCGACGTCACCCTCCTCCCCGGCCTGATGGACATGGAGGTCAACCTGCTGATGGGCGGACGCGGGGAGACCGGCGTCCTCTCCCACGTCCAGGACGACCCGCCGCTGCGCATGCTCCGCGCCGTGGGCAACGCCCGCCGGACCCTGCGCTCCGGGTTCACCACCGTCAGGAACCTCGGCCTGTTCGTCAAGACCGGCGGCTACCTGCTGGACGTCGCCCTGGCCAAGGCCATCGACGCGGGGTGGATCGACGGACCCCGCGTCGTCCCGGCCGGACACGCGATCAGCCCGACCGGCGGCCATCTGGACCCCACCATGTTCACCGCCTACGCACCCGGGATCATGCCCCTTTCGCTGGAGGAGGGGATAGCGAACGGGGTCGACGAGGTGCGCAAGGCGGTGCGGTACCAGATCAAGCACGGCGCGCAGCTGATCAAGGTCTGCGCGTCGGGAGGGGTGATGTCGCACACCGGCACCCCGGGGGCGCAGCACTACTCCGACGAGGAGCTCCGGGCCATCGTGGACGAGGCCCACCGGCGCGGGCTCAAGGTGGCGGCGCACACCCATGGCGCCGCCGCCGTCCGGGCCGCGGTGGAGGCCGGGATCGACTGCATCGAGCACGGCTTCCTGCTGGACGACGACACCATCGCGCTGATGGCCGAACGCGGCACCTTCCTGGTGCCGACCACGGCGCTGACCGAGGGCATGGACCTCTCCGGGGCCGCCCCCGAGCTCAAGGCGAAGGCGGCCGAGGTGTTCCCGCTGGCACAGACAGTGGTCGCCAGGGCCGTCAAGGCCGGGGTGCGGATCGCGGTCGGCACCGACGCGCCGGCCATTCCGCACGGCCGCGGCGCCCATGAGCTCATCGCCCTGGTCAAACGCGGGATGACACCGCTGGAGGTGCTCCGGGCCGCGACCGTCAACTCCGCCGAGCTCATCGGCGCCGACGACCGCGGCCGGATCGCCCAGGGACTGCTGGCCGACCTGGTCGCGGTCCCCGGCAACCCGCTGGACGACATCTCGGTGACGGCCGACGTCCGCTTCGTCATGAAGGGCGGCAAGGTCTTCCGGAACGACTGAGCTATGCGGGAACGAGTGAGCATCAGAGGCCGTCCGCCTGCCGCGGGCGGCCTCCGCCATGGGATCCGGGCGGCACGTACTGCAA encodes:
- a CDS encoding ABC transporter substrate-binding protein — encoded protein: MSRMRRLRCLSVGVLVTTLAMAGCASRSNTTASNSATATAGGASSAAASQADFGTLKNVCKPGTPASSTSQGVTATEIKLGVFTDMGFTKNPELVDAAKVFAAWCNAAGGIDGRKIVPVTRDAAYFADAQQVLASCQSDFADVGGSAALDDLGVKNRLSCLLPEFPAQPGQILSTGADLQVIAGGASVGYAPYADFYSWLIKEAYPDSADAVGVISGDSPITKIIAAQLAEQIPALGGKLSYSDLYPATGVSDWTPYAQSLKSKKVKGLVFNGDFASLAKLEQVLTNIGYKLDWIDTNNNAYGPAFIKLAGSATLAAQNNFADISGVYPPEKAASNPATQQVLDLYSKYDPGAQITLPALRAFSVWLLFATAASDCTTLTRTCVYQNAMKQTAWTGGGLQAPVDLTSTAKAPACFNAEKATATGWVPADFKPNTGAYRCDSVAYKFTGTYGKPLTLADVGKTMADVK
- a CDS encoding CoA transferase, with the protein product MRPLEGIRVLEVAMYGFVPSAGAVLADWGADVIKVEHAVTGDPQRGLRQTGTFKVEGDPNPNVEHANRGKRSIGLDMSKPEGREVLHDLIRQADVFLTSFLPPGRRKLGFDVDDVRAVNPRIIYARGSALGPRGAESEKGGYDSTAFWARAGIAASLTPKGTDGVVNPPVPAFGDTISGTNLAGGIAAALLKRERTGEPSIVDVSLLGSGVWAMGHGIALSLHLDKPFVAAVLGGHGSPTNPLSGIYTTSDGYHLTLALLQPGKFWAEFCRHIDRPELAEDPRFATVELIGQNTEQAVKILRDVIATRTLAQWSERFATLSGPWAPVQDSLQVAGDAQVRANEYVLQAGELELAASPVQFDVSAPQLGPAPEFAAQTEEILQELGLDWDRIIALKAAGAVT
- a CDS encoding aldehyde dehydrogenase family protein; its protein translation is MKRLLIDGRLVETEKSFPSFNPATGEVLDQAPDATVADAEAAVGAARRAFDTTVWATDVQLRIRCLDQLHQALTDHLEELRELTIAEVGAPRMLTYGPQLDDPVKLVRYYADLLRKYPLTEELGEREIRGQRHRRWVEKEAVGVVAGITAYNYPNQLALAKLAPSLAAGCTVVLKGAPDTPLTTLFLGELIAEHTDIPPGVVNVLTSSAVEVGELLTTHPDVDMVSFTGSTATGRRIMAAASTTIKKLFLELGGKSAMIILDDADFGTAAMFSAFTICSHSGQGCALTSRLLVPREHHDEIVAKVAAGLGRITLGDPTDIKTFAGPLISERQRDKVDGMVKRAVEAGATLVTGGEKVDPGFFYTPTLLADVDPNSEIAQDEVFGPVLAVIPFEDDDDAVRIANNSIFGLSGGIQSGDEERAVALARRIRTGTFSINGGNYFAADVPFGGYKQSGIGRESGVAGLEEFLEYKSFATVLPAAGAASS
- a CDS encoding SDR family oxidoreductase, with translation MRFQDKVAIVTGAGQGIGEGYARALAAEGARVVVAELNEEQGQRVAKEIDGALYVKVDVADPESAEALAAAVTAEFGRIDYLVNNAAIFHSMRRDGLLTVPLDYLTRFLQVNLMGALYVTRAVAPHMTDGGAIVNQSSTAAWMASGYYGLAKAGINHLTASLAMELGGRNIRVNGIAPGPTDTDATRSIVPEAYRTQMVQGLALKRMGTPEDMADTVLFLLSDAASWLTGQVVSVDGGQLVRL
- a CDS encoding SDR family NAD(P)-dependent oxidoreductase yields the protein MIKTAVVTGGGSGIGLAISQRLRADGYQVAALDLNPLDGSDDLAADVTDRDQVDAALADVRKRLGPVTILVNAAGMDGFKRFADLSFANWQRLIDVNLNGVFHCIQAALPDMVEAGWGRIVNISSSSAQSGQPFMTHYVASKAAVNGLTKALALELGPAGITVNAVPPGFIDTPMLRRAESRELIGGTVEDHIQRTPVRRVGRPEDIAAACSFLVSEEAGYITGQILGVNGGRNT
- a CDS encoding carboxymuconolactone decarboxylase family protein, which codes for MSRLPPVPHDEWDEDAFAAMSKGQKLPPSNALGMLAHHPDLARAFLTFNMHLLGTSTLPKRTRELAILRVAWRRRCQYEWAQHLLIARRAGVTDEEIAQIRAGADTPINRAVAELETDSTLSDATYQALATDLSDRQLMDLVFTVGAYGLLATAFNTFEVELDPGFSAENFTDAYRE
- a CDS encoding aromatic ring-hydroxylating dioxygenase subunit alpha gives rise to the protein MPHFTKPATGSWTEQYPELGTGPVNYEDSVDPAYYASEQAAIFKRTWLNVGRVELVPRAGSYFTKELAAADTSLIIVRGKDKEIRAFHNVCRHRGNKLVWNDFPREEVKGTCRQFTCKYHAWRYGLDGELTFIQQEEEFFGVEKSEYGLKAVRCEIWEGFIFVNLDQDTQPLVEYLGEMAKGLEGYPFHEMTEVFTYKADIGSNWKLFIDAFAEFYHAPVLHQKQATKDESEKLLSYGFEALHYELRSPHSMISSWGGMAPPKDPAMVKPIERALRSGLFGPWDKPAIDGLDKLPPGLNPARHRSWGTDSFEFFPNFTLLFWAPGWYLTYHYWPTAVDRHTFEANLYFVPAKTASQRLAQELAAVTFKEYALQDANTLEATQSMLKGRIVTDFPLNDQEILLRHLHKVVGDYVKEHADAAG
- a CDS encoding amidohydrolase family protein — protein: MVTLRAARVLHVETGEIAEPGLVTVEGDRITGVGSGGGNGGDVIDLGDVTLLPGLMDMEVNLLMGGRGETGVLSHVQDDPPLRMLRAVGNARRTLRSGFTTVRNLGLFVKTGGYLLDVALAKAIDAGWIDGPRVVPAGHAISPTGGHLDPTMFTAYAPGIMPLSLEEGIANGVDEVRKAVRYQIKHGAQLIKVCASGGVMSHTGTPGAQHYSDEELRAIVDEAHRRGLKVAAHTHGAAAVRAAVEAGIDCIEHGFLLDDDTIALMAERGTFLVPTTALTEGMDLSGAAPELKAKAAEVFPLAQTVVARAVKAGVRIAVGTDAPAIPHGRGAHELIALVKRGMTPLEVLRAATVNSAELIGADDRGRIAQGLLADLVAVPGNPLDDISVTADVRFVMKGGKVFRND